One genomic region from Cardiocondyla obscurior isolate alpha-2009 linkage group LG19, Cobs3.1, whole genome shotgun sequence encodes:
- the Polo gene encoding serine/threonine-protein kinase polo, with the protein MSNEEESTIPNVIYDTNTGKSYLKGRFFGKGGFAKCYEITESKSHHVFAGKIVPKSLMAKSNQREKMTQEIAIHQTLSHKHIVGFHGFFDDSNNIYIILELCRKRSMMELHKRRKALSECETRYFMKQILDGVFYLHQHRIIHRDLKLGNLFLNDELQVKIGDFGLATRLEHDGERKKTVCGTPNYIAPEVLTKIGHSYEADIWSIGCIMYTLLVGKPPFETSSLKETYSRIKQVQYKTPQHITKPAMNMVANMLQLNPSKRPSVAKLMKDTFFTSGYMPTSLPLSCLTMAPRLDMLESHCNRKPLGEMNLNGYSEQEILTSRANSPSRKIKPNIDVIEPQKVCVNLDIKKMLYTLKEQIAGVLRANPARDTISSADELTDPAAQPVIWISKWVDYSDKYGFGYQLSDDSVGVMYNDGTRLIMMANGYNIHYINRDGDELYYTVKEYPTHLEKKMKLMNFFLKYMNEHLMKAGGSIVVKQSDSLSRIPYIHQWFRTQTAVVMQLTNGTVQINFLDHAKIIMCPLMTAVTYIDHDKNFKTYRFQTIEKNGCCKGLAENLMYAYEKIRLMLTNSQAR; encoded by the exons ATGTCTAATGAGGAGGAGAGCACTATACCCAACGTGATATATGACACGAACACCGGCAAGAGTTACTTAAAAGGCCGGTTCTTTGGGAAG GGTGGCTTTGCAAAATGTTATGAAATTACTGAGTCAAAATCACACCATGTATTCGCCGGGAAAATCGTGCCAAAGTCACTGATGGCAAAAAGCAATCAGAGAGAAAAGATGACACAAGAAATTGCGATTCACCAGACCTTGAGTCATAAACACATCGTTGGCTTTCACGGTTTCTTTGACGATAGCAATAATATATACATCATCTTGGAACTTTGTCGCAAGAGA tcgATGATGGAACTGCACAAACGCAGGAAAGCACTGTCGGAATGTGAAACACGATATTTCATGAAACAGATCTTGGATggagttttttatttgcatcaacATAGAATAATTCACAGGGATCTAAAATTAGGCAACTTATTTTTGAACGACGAATTGCAAGTTAAGATCGGCGATTTTGGACTGGCAACTAGATTGGAACACGATGGTGAACGAAAAAA aactGTCTGTGGTACTCCGAACTACATCGCCCCGGAAGTGCTCACAAAAATCGGACACTCGTATGAGGCTGATATATGGAGTATTGGCTGTATAATGTATACTCTACTTGTTGGCAAGCCACCCTTTGAAACATCAAGCCTGAAGGAAACGTATTCTAGAATCAAACAAGTACAGTATAAAACTCCGCAACATATTACTAAACCGGCTATGAACATGGTAGCAAACATGTTGCAATTGAATCCTTCAAAACGTCCGTCCGTTGCCAAACTAATGAAAGATACCTTCTTTACTTCTG GATATATGCCAACAAGTTTGCCTCTGTCATGTCTGACAATGGCACCACGTTTAGACATGCTCGAATCTCACTGCAATCGAAAACCGCTCGGTGAGATGAATCTTAATGGCTACTCGGAGCAGGAGATCCTCACCTCTCGAGCAAATAGTCCATCACGAAAGATTAAACCTAATATTGATGTCATTGAACCACAGAAAGTGTGTGTCAATCTTGATATCAAAAAGATGCTTTATACATTGAAAGAGCAAATAGCTGGCGTGCTAAGAGCTAATCCTGCTAGAGACACAATTTCTTCGGCGG acGAATTGACTGATCCGGCAGCACAACCTGTGATTTGGATCAGCAAGTGGGTGGATTACTCGGATAAATACGGCTTTGGATATCAATTGTCCGATGATAGTGTTGGCGTGATGTACAATGATGGCACGCGTTTAATTATGATGGCGAATGGTTACAATATTCATTATATTAATCGCGATGGCGATGAGTTGTACTACACGGTCAAGGAATATCCGACCCatcttgaaaagaaaatgaaattgaTGAACTTCTTTTTGAAATACATGAACGAACACTTAATGAAAGCAGGTGGTTCTATCGTGGTGAAACAAAGTGACTCTCTTTCTAGAATACCCTATATACATCAATGGTTTAGGACTCAAACTGCTGTGGTAATGCAACTAACTAATGGCACAGTACAA attaaCTTCCTAGATCACGCAAAGATCATCATGTGCCCATTAATGACAGCAGTCACTTATATTGATCACGACAAGAACTTCAAGACTTACAGATTCCAAACTATCGAAAAAAATGGTTGCTGTAAAGGATTGGCAGAAAATCTGATGTACGCTTATGAGAAGATCAGGTTGATGTTAACCAACTCTCAAGCTCGATAA
- the LOC139109990 gene encoding PE-PGRS family protein PE_PGRS16 isoform X3: MDGAPGSRGGFRGRAGPGGLMRGRGGFGDRGRGGPLRGGNMMRGGRGNGPGGGMRGGPPMRGRGGPPGRGGRGGHGGHFPPGPPEPGMSSGPGGGPPPLGMGGPPRGGGGRGGGNNNFRNRGRGDFGRGDNRGGSNNFRGRGMDRSRGGSRGGSSRGGPNRGGFSDRGGRGSSAGRGGPPTKRGGGPPSSSGPSKRPRFDQPSSQSSNGYASQAPNQGGYGGSSNTYGGQQPQQQQPVGYGGGGYGSQQGYTQSYQGYESYQQPQDYGQTGYPPSAPDSRYGGASSVSAAGGFGANDPYSYGKAPPSDYPNQDSVYGKQDYVRKNRLRTSQKIRGRKVKSRNKEIISKV; this comes from the exons ATGGACGGAGCACCAGGGAGTCGAGGTGGATTCCGTGGTCGTGCAGGTCCTGGAGGATTAATGAGGGGCCGTGGGGGTTTTGGAGACAGAGGAAG AGGTGGCCCTTTACGTGGTGGTAATATGATGCGAGGTGGACGAGGCAATGGGCCTGGTGGTGGCATGAGAGGAGGACCACCTATGAGAGGCAGAGGTGGACCTCCTGGAAGAGGTGGTCGTGGTGGACATGGTGGACATTTTCCTCCAGG aCCACCAGAACCAGGAATGTCCAGTGGTCCTGGAGGTGGACCACCACCTTTGGGCATGGGTGGCCCTCCGCGAGGCGGTGGTGGAAGAGGTggtggaaataataatttccgcAATAGAGGCAGAGGTGATTTTGGCAGAGGAGACAATCGTGGAGGTAGCAACAATTTCCGAGGTCGTGGCATGGATAGAAGTAGGGGAGGATCCAG AGGAGGATCGAGCAGAGGCGGACCAAATCGTGGAGGTTTCTCTGATCGTGGTGGTCGCGGATCTAGTGCAGGACGTGGTGGTCCTCCTACAAAACGAGGAGGAGGCCCACCTAGTTCCAGCGGACCTTCTAAAAGGCCGCGCTTTGATCAACCGTCTTCCCAGTCATCTAATGGTTATGCGTCTCAAGCACCTAA tcAAGGCGGTTACGGAGGTTCAAGTAACACTTACGGCGGTCAACAACCGCAACAACAACAACCAGTAGGATATGGTGGCGGTGGCTATGGCTCTCAACAAGGTTACACACAATCTTATCAGGGCTACGAAAGCTATCAGCAACCGCAAGACTACGGCCAAACG GGTTATCCACCGTCCGCACCAGACAGTAGATACGGCGGAGCATCATCGGTTTCAGCTGCAGGAGGATTCGGTGCTAACGATCCCTACAGTTATGGCAAAGCTCCGCCATCAG ATTATCCAAATCAGGACAGTGTTTATGGAAAACAGGACTATG TAAGGAAAAATCGACTCCGAACTAGTCAAAAAATACGTGGACGAAAGGTGAAGAGCCGgaacaaagaaataatatccAAGGTTTAG
- the LOC139109990 gene encoding keratin, type I cytoskeletal 9 isoform X4 — MDGAPGSRGGFRGRAGPGGLMRGRGGFGDRGRGGPLRGGNMMRGGRGNGPGGGMRGGPPMRGRGGPPGRGGRGGHGGHFPPGPPEPGMSSGPGGGPPPLGMGGPPRGGGGRGGGNNNFRNRGRGDFGRGDNRGGSNNFRGRGMDRSRGGSRGGSSRGGPNRGGFSDRGGRGSSAGRGGPPTKRGGGPPSSSGPSKRPRFDQPSSQSSNGYASQAPNQGGYGGSSNTYGGQQPQQQQPVGYGGGGYGSQQGYTQSYQGYESYQQPQDYGQTGYPPSAPDSRYGGASSVSAAGGFGANDPYSYGKAPPSDYPNQDSVYGKQDYGGSAGYQNAQSQRRY, encoded by the exons ATGGACGGAGCACCAGGGAGTCGAGGTGGATTCCGTGGTCGTGCAGGTCCTGGAGGATTAATGAGGGGCCGTGGGGGTTTTGGAGACAGAGGAAG AGGTGGCCCTTTACGTGGTGGTAATATGATGCGAGGTGGACGAGGCAATGGGCCTGGTGGTGGCATGAGAGGAGGACCACCTATGAGAGGCAGAGGTGGACCTCCTGGAAGAGGTGGTCGTGGTGGACATGGTGGACATTTTCCTCCAGG aCCACCAGAACCAGGAATGTCCAGTGGTCCTGGAGGTGGACCACCACCTTTGGGCATGGGTGGCCCTCCGCGAGGCGGTGGTGGAAGAGGTggtggaaataataatttccgcAATAGAGGCAGAGGTGATTTTGGCAGAGGAGACAATCGTGGAGGTAGCAACAATTTCCGAGGTCGTGGCATGGATAGAAGTAGGGGAGGATCCAG AGGAGGATCGAGCAGAGGCGGACCAAATCGTGGAGGTTTCTCTGATCGTGGTGGTCGCGGATCTAGTGCAGGACGTGGTGGTCCTCCTACAAAACGAGGAGGAGGCCCACCTAGTTCCAGCGGACCTTCTAAAAGGCCGCGCTTTGATCAACCGTCTTCCCAGTCATCTAATGGTTATGCGTCTCAAGCACCTAA tcAAGGCGGTTACGGAGGTTCAAGTAACACTTACGGCGGTCAACAACCGCAACAACAACAACCAGTAGGATATGGTGGCGGTGGCTATGGCTCTCAACAAGGTTACACACAATCTTATCAGGGCTACGAAAGCTATCAGCAACCGCAAGACTACGGCCAAACG GGTTATCCACCGTCCGCACCAGACAGTAGATACGGCGGAGCATCATCGGTTTCAGCTGCAGGAGGATTCGGTGCTAACGATCCCTACAGTTATGGCAAAGCTCCGCCATCAG ATTATCCAAATCAGGACAGTGTTTATGGAAAACAGGACTATG GTGGCAGTGCTGGTTACCAAAACGCCCAGTCTCAACGACGTTATTAA
- the LOC139109990 gene encoding PE-PGRS family protein PE_PGRS16 isoform X1, with translation MDGAPGSRGGFRGRAGPGGLMRGRGGFGDRGRGGPLRGGNMMRGGRGNGPGGGMRGGPPMRGRGGPPGRGGRGGHGGHFPPGPPEPGMSSGPGGGPPPLGMGGPPRGGGGRGGGNNNFRNRGRGDFGRGDNRGGSNNFRGRGMDRSRGGSRGGSSRGGPNRGGFSDRGGRGSSAGRGGPPTKRGGGPPSSSGPSKRPRFDQPSSQSSNGYASQAPNQGGYGGSSNTYGGQQPQQQQPVGYGGGGYGSQQGYTQSYQGYESYQQPQDYGQTGYPPSAPDSRYGGASSVSAAGGFGANDPYSYGKAPPSANYQQEAVSSAGPGGGGDFVSMNLYDDRSNVNIIDRGDYSTQPYDYPNQDSVYGKQDYVRKNRLRTSQKIRGRKVKSRNKEIISKV, from the exons ATGGACGGAGCACCAGGGAGTCGAGGTGGATTCCGTGGTCGTGCAGGTCCTGGAGGATTAATGAGGGGCCGTGGGGGTTTTGGAGACAGAGGAAG AGGTGGCCCTTTACGTGGTGGTAATATGATGCGAGGTGGACGAGGCAATGGGCCTGGTGGTGGCATGAGAGGAGGACCACCTATGAGAGGCAGAGGTGGACCTCCTGGAAGAGGTGGTCGTGGTGGACATGGTGGACATTTTCCTCCAGG aCCACCAGAACCAGGAATGTCCAGTGGTCCTGGAGGTGGACCACCACCTTTGGGCATGGGTGGCCCTCCGCGAGGCGGTGGTGGAAGAGGTggtggaaataataatttccgcAATAGAGGCAGAGGTGATTTTGGCAGAGGAGACAATCGTGGAGGTAGCAACAATTTCCGAGGTCGTGGCATGGATAGAAGTAGGGGAGGATCCAG AGGAGGATCGAGCAGAGGCGGACCAAATCGTGGAGGTTTCTCTGATCGTGGTGGTCGCGGATCTAGTGCAGGACGTGGTGGTCCTCCTACAAAACGAGGAGGAGGCCCACCTAGTTCCAGCGGACCTTCTAAAAGGCCGCGCTTTGATCAACCGTCTTCCCAGTCATCTAATGGTTATGCGTCTCAAGCACCTAA tcAAGGCGGTTACGGAGGTTCAAGTAACACTTACGGCGGTCAACAACCGCAACAACAACAACCAGTAGGATATGGTGGCGGTGGCTATGGCTCTCAACAAGGTTACACACAATCTTATCAGGGCTACGAAAGCTATCAGCAACCGCAAGACTACGGCCAAACG GGTTATCCACCGTCCGCACCAGACAGTAGATACGGCGGAGCATCATCGGTTTCAGCTGCAGGAGGATTCGGTGCTAACGATCCCTACAGTTATGGCAAAGCTCCGCCATCAG CTAATTACCAGCAGGAGGCAGTGTCATCCGCAGGGCCGGGGGGCGGAGGCGATTTTGTTTCTATGAACCTATATGACGACCGATCTAATGTCAACATAATCGACCGGGGTGATTACTCGACGCAACCTTACG ATTATCCAAATCAGGACAGTGTTTATGGAAAACAGGACTATG TAAGGAAAAATCGACTCCGAACTAGTCAAAAAATACGTGGACGAAAGGTGAAGAGCCGgaacaaagaaataatatccAAGGTTTAG
- the LOC139109990 gene encoding PE-PGRS family protein PE_PGRS16 isoform X2, translating to MDGAPGSRGGFRGRAGPGGLMRGRGGFGDRGRGGPLRGGNMMRGGRGNGPGGGMRGGPPMRGRGGPPGRGGRGGHGGHFPPGPPEPGMSSGPGGGPPPLGMGGPPRGGGGRGGGNNNFRNRGRGDFGRGDNRGGSNNFRGRGMDRSRGGSRGGSSRGGPNRGGFSDRGGRGSSAGRGGPPTKRGGGPPSSSGPSKRPRFDQPSSQSSNGYASQAPNQGGYGGSSNTYGGQQPQQQQPVGYGGGGYGSQQGYTQSYQGYESYQQPQDYGQTGYPPSAPDSRYGGASSVSAAGGFGANDPYSYGKAPPSANYQQEAVSSAGPGGGGDFVSMNLYDDRSNVNIIDRGDYSTQPYDYPNQDSVYGKQDYGGSAGYQNAQSQRRY from the exons ATGGACGGAGCACCAGGGAGTCGAGGTGGATTCCGTGGTCGTGCAGGTCCTGGAGGATTAATGAGGGGCCGTGGGGGTTTTGGAGACAGAGGAAG AGGTGGCCCTTTACGTGGTGGTAATATGATGCGAGGTGGACGAGGCAATGGGCCTGGTGGTGGCATGAGAGGAGGACCACCTATGAGAGGCAGAGGTGGACCTCCTGGAAGAGGTGGTCGTGGTGGACATGGTGGACATTTTCCTCCAGG aCCACCAGAACCAGGAATGTCCAGTGGTCCTGGAGGTGGACCACCACCTTTGGGCATGGGTGGCCCTCCGCGAGGCGGTGGTGGAAGAGGTggtggaaataataatttccgcAATAGAGGCAGAGGTGATTTTGGCAGAGGAGACAATCGTGGAGGTAGCAACAATTTCCGAGGTCGTGGCATGGATAGAAGTAGGGGAGGATCCAG AGGAGGATCGAGCAGAGGCGGACCAAATCGTGGAGGTTTCTCTGATCGTGGTGGTCGCGGATCTAGTGCAGGACGTGGTGGTCCTCCTACAAAACGAGGAGGAGGCCCACCTAGTTCCAGCGGACCTTCTAAAAGGCCGCGCTTTGATCAACCGTCTTCCCAGTCATCTAATGGTTATGCGTCTCAAGCACCTAA tcAAGGCGGTTACGGAGGTTCAAGTAACACTTACGGCGGTCAACAACCGCAACAACAACAACCAGTAGGATATGGTGGCGGTGGCTATGGCTCTCAACAAGGTTACACACAATCTTATCAGGGCTACGAAAGCTATCAGCAACCGCAAGACTACGGCCAAACG GGTTATCCACCGTCCGCACCAGACAGTAGATACGGCGGAGCATCATCGGTTTCAGCTGCAGGAGGATTCGGTGCTAACGATCCCTACAGTTATGGCAAAGCTCCGCCATCAG CTAATTACCAGCAGGAGGCAGTGTCATCCGCAGGGCCGGGGGGCGGAGGCGATTTTGTTTCTATGAACCTATATGACGACCGATCTAATGTCAACATAATCGACCGGGGTGATTACTCGACGCAACCTTACG ATTATCCAAATCAGGACAGTGTTTATGGAAAACAGGACTATG GTGGCAGTGCTGGTTACCAAAACGCCCAGTCTCAACGACGTTATTAA